The window GATCCGGCAGGGCTGCGCGATGAATGATGTGGCGGCGGCTGCGCCCATTGTCCACCGGCAGGAGTTCGGCGGCCAGACATGGTTGCACTTTCCCAATATCGTGCCTGATGTCGCGATCATCCGGGCGACCACGGCGGACGAGCATGGCAACCTGACCTATGAACATGAGGGCGCCTATCTGGGGGGGCTGGATCAGGCCATCGCCACCCGCAACCATGGCGGGCTGATCATCGCGCAGGTCAAGCGCGTGACGGCGGCGGGCAGCTTGCGTCCCCACGATGTGCATGTACCGGGCCATCTGGTCGATCTGATCGTGGTCGCGCCGGATCAATGGCAAACGACCGAAACGCCCTATGACCCCGCCATCAGTGGCGAGGTGATGCGCCCTTGGGACAGTTTTTCTCTGGCGGAACACGGCGTCGAAAAGGTCATCGCCCGCCGCGCCGCGATGGAACTGCGCCGGGGTCAGACGGCCAATCTGGGTTTCGGTATCTCAGCCATGGTGCCGCGCATCCTGCTGGAGGCAGGTGAACCGCAGGCGGTAACATGGGCCATCGAACAGGGCGCGGTGGGCGGCATGCCCCTGACCGGATTTGCTTTTGGCTGCGCCTCGAACGCTTACGGCTATGTGCCCTCGCCCAATCAGTTCAGCTATTTTCAGGGCGGCGGCTTTGACATGTCCTTTCTGTCCTTCCTCGAAGTGGACCGTCAGGGCAATGTGAACGTCTCCAAACTCGGCAAGAAACCCTATCTGACCGCCGGCTGTGGCGGCTTTGTCGATATCACCGCCAATGCCCGCAAGATCGTCTTTTCCGGCTTTTTCGAGGCCGCTGCGCAGTTTGACCTCAGCGACGATGCGCTGCGCATCGCCAAGCCGGGCAAGTTCACCAAGATGGTGGACGAGGTCGAGCATGTCACCTTTTCGGGCGCCCGCGCGGTCGAGACGGGGCAGGACGTGCTGTATATCACCGAGCGCTGCGTGATCCGGCTGACCGCGCAGGGTCTGGTCGCGACCGAGATCATGCCGGGGATAGACCCGCAGCGCGATATCATCACGGCATCGCAGGGCCGGGTCGGCCTGGCCGAAAACGCTACGGTGATGCCGAAATCACTGCTGGCCGAAGCCCCGATGGAGTTGCCTCTATGACAGGAACCATTCACCTGACCGCCGAGGGCGGGATTGCCACGCTGCGGCTGGACAACCCGGCCAAGCTGAATGCCTTTACGCCCGACATGCTGTTGCAACTGGCCACCCATTGCGACGCGCTGGATCGCGATCCGGGCGTTCGTGCGGTGCTGCTGGTGGCGGAAGGCGATCGCGCCTTTTGTGCCGGGGCTGACATCAAGGCATGGGCGCCGCTGTCCGCCGCCGATTTCGCCCGCGACTGGGTCCGCGACGGGCACCGCATCTATGACCGGCTGGCGCGTCTGTCCAAACCCACAATCGCGGTTTTGCAGGGCCATGCCTTTGGCGGCGGGCTGGAACTGGCCGCTGCCTGCGACATCCGGGTGATGGCGCCGGGTGCAACGCTGGCCTTGCCGGAAACGCAGGTCGGGATCGTTCCCGGCTGGTCCGGCACGCAGCGGCTGGCGCGGCTGCTGCCAGAGCCGGTTTTGAAGGAAATGGCGCTGTTCGGGCGGCGTCTTTCGGCGGATCGCGCATTGGCATTGGGATTTGTCGCCGAGGTGGCGGACGCGCCGCTGCAGGTGGCCCGGCAGATTGCAGAGGGGCTGCAGGCAGCATCACCGCGCGCCACCGAGGTTGCGAAATACATGATCCATGCCGCCGTGGGTGAGGATCGCGATGCCATGATCGATGCGCTTGGCAGTGGCATGATTTCGGCCAGCGACGACAAGGCCGAAGGCGTCGCGGCCTTTGCCGAAAAACGCAAACCCGCCTTTCCGGGAAACTGAGACCATGAATGATTTCACCCTTATCTCTGCCAGCGACAGCAGCCTGTCGGATCACGCATTTATCGGCCGTCATCTGATTGCCGGTGCGTGGCGCGACAGCGCAGATGGCGCGACCTTTGATCGGTCCTCGCCCTCGCATGGTGCACTGATCAGCCGGTCGGCCAAGGGTGGCGAGGCCGAAACCCTGGCCGCCATCGCTGCGGCGCGCCGTGCCTTTGACGCTGGCGATTGGGCGTTCAGCAGCGGCAAGGCGCGCGCCACCTTGCTGAACCGCGTTGCCGATCTGATCGACCTCGAACGTGAACGCATCGCGCGGATCGAGGTGCTGGAATCGGGTAAACCCATCGCGCAGGCCCGCGCGGAAATCGAAGGTGCCGCCGATATATGGCGTTATGCCGCGGCGCTGGCGCGCACCATTCATGGCGACAGTCACAACAGTCTGGGCGCTGATATGCTGGGGCTGGTGCTGAAGGAACCCATCGGCGTTGCTGCGATGATCACGCCCTGGAACTTCCCCTTCCTGATTGTCAGCCAGAAACTGCCCTTTGCGTTGGCGGCCGGTTGTACAGCGGTGGTCAAGCCCTCGGAACTGACGCCCTCGACCACGGTAATCCTTGGCGAATTGCTGATCGAGGCCGGCTTGCCCGATGGGGTTTGCAACATCGTGCTGGGTTATGGCGATCCGGTGGGCACCATCCTGTCGACCCATCCGGATGTGGATATGGTCAGCTTTACCGGCTCGACCGGGGTGGGCAAACGCATCGTTGCAGCAGCGGCGGGGACGCTGAAAAAGGTCTCGCTAGAGTTGGGCGGCAAGAACCCGCAGGTGATCTTTCCCGATGCCGATCTGGACGCGGCGGCGGATGCGATCACCTTTGGCGTCCATTTCAACGCGGGTGAATGCTGCAATTCCGGCAGCCGGATCATCGTGCACGAAGATGTGGCGCAGGTGCTGACCGACAAGGTCGTGGCGCTGTCGCGCAAGGTGCCCTTTGGCGATCCGCTGGATGATCGCACACAAGTGGGCGCGATCATTTCGGATCAGCATATGGCCAAGATCTACGGCTATGTCCGGGATGCGCAGGCGGCAGGCGCGCAGGTCGTGCTGGGCGGCGGGGAACTGACGGTGCCCGGTCTGGACGGGCGGTTTTATCAGCCAACGGTCGTGGCGGGCGTGACACCCGAGATGGCCATTGCCCGCGAAGAGGTGTTCGGCCCGGTCCTGTCGGTGCTGACATTTCGGACCGAGGAACAGGCGATCGCGCTGGCCAATGATGCCGCCTATGGCCTGTCCGCTGGCGTCTGGAGCCGCGACGTCCACACCTGCCTGACCTTTGCGCGCCGGCTGCGCGCGGGCACGGTCTGGACGAATACCTGGATGGACGGCTTTTCCGAACTGCCATTCGGCGGCGTCAAGGAAAGCGGACTGGGCCGCGAACTGGGCCGCTATGGCATCGAGGAATATCTGGAACTGAAAACCGTGCAGATGCGGGTCGCGCGCGGACGTGCGAACTGGGTCGCCGGATGAACGTGGCGTTGACCCTAGCGCGCGATAAACTGCGGCTGATGCAGCACTTGCAGCCGCGCCGGGTCCTCGCCGGCCATAGAACGCAGCAACACCTCGCCCATGTCGCGCCCGGTCTGACGCAGATCCTCGGCAAAGATGTCGATGCGCGGGCGCAGCAGGTCGAACACGTCGCTGGCCTGTTTGGCCACCACGTCGATGTCCTGCCCGACGCGCAGCCCGCAATCCTGAATCGCCGCCAGCGCCGTCATCGCCGCGATCTCGCCCACACAGATGATGCCATCGGGCCGATCAGATTGCGCCAGCCGCGCCTTGAGCCAGCCAAGGGTCTGGTCCTGCGGGCTGTCCAGCGTGATATCGTCCGGCATTTCAATGCTGACCCCCGCCGCACGCGCAGCCGCAACTGCACCCCAACGCAGGTGATGGGCAAAGGAATATTTCTCGCCCGGCAGAATGATCAGCATCCGACGCCGGCCCTTGTCCAGCAACCGCTCGACTGCAAGCCGGGCAAAGGCCTCGTTGTCGTAATCCACGAAAGGATGTGGGCTCGTGAACTGGGTGCGGCCGTGGCACACAAAGGGAAAGCCCTGTTCGGTCAGATACCGGACGCGGGGGTCGAAAGGTTCGGTCCGGTTAAAGATTACGCCATCACCCAACCGCCCATCGACGATCTGGCGCACGCCGGTCAGCCGGTCGCGATCCAGAATGTCGGGAAAAAGCGTGACGGAATAGCCGGTGCCGGACAGCACCTCGGACAGTCCGCCGATCATCTCATGGGTAAAGCTGAGAAATTCGTGATCCAGGTTCAGCAGGATCTGGATCACCTTGGTCCGTCCGGTGCGCAGCCTTTGTGCCGCGCGGTCGGGAACATAGCCCAGACGCAGGGCGGTTTCGGTGACCAGCGTGCGCGTGGACTGTGCGATGCGTGGATCATTGGACAAGGCGCGCGAGACCGTTGTGACGGCCAGTCCGGTTTCGCCTGCGATGGTGCGCAAGGTCACGCGGCTGCGCGCCTGAGAAGTGGCAGGTGTATCGGGCAATGCGGGCCTCGGGTTGACTGTCGGTCCGAGGTTACGACAAGAATGTGTAACGATACAACAAATATTCCTCGCTGCAGCGCAGAGAAAGAGTGCATTGATTTTGCTATGAAATCATACAGAGTTCGGGATGCGAATTTTTGGTTGACGCAGAGGGTGTTTATAACGTTTTAATTGCTCATTCCCCGCAAAGTGGGGACGCAAGATAACCGGGAGGAAAAAGATGAAAATCTTCAGAGGGGTCGGAGTATCGGCCATGGCTTTGAGCTTGGCGATGACTGCTGCTGCCAAGGCCGAAGACGTCGAAGTGCTGCACTGGTGGACCGCGGGTGGCGAGGCTGCCGCGCTGAATGTGCTGAAAGAGAATCTGGCCGGGCAGGATATCGGCTGGCTGGATATGCCGGTTGCCGGCGGTGGCGGCGAGGCCGCGATGACCGCGCTGCGCGCCCGTGTGACGGCAGGCGATGCGCCCACAGCCGTGCAGATGCTGGGCTTTGACATTCTGGACTGGGCGGATCAGGGCGATGTCCTGGCCAACCTCAACGACGTGGCTGCGGAAGAGAACTGGGATTCCGTCATCCCTGCGGCCATCCAGAAATTCAGCAAGCCCGGTGACGCATGGATCGCAGCACCGGTGAACGTGCACTCGACCAACTGGGTTTGGGCCAACAAGGCGGTTCTGGACGAGTTGGGCATTGCCGAGCCGACCACCTGGGATGAATTCATCGCTGCGCTGCAGGCCGCGAAGGATGCCGGCAAGGTCGCGCTGGCCCATGGCGGTCAGCCCTGGCAGGAAGCCACCATTTTCGACAGCGTTGTGCTGGCGACGGGTGGTCCCGAATTCTATCAGGCGTCGATGATCGACCTCGACCCAGAGGCTCTGGGCGGCGAACAGATGGTTCAGGCCTTCGACAAGATGGCGCAACTGCGTGGTTTTGTGGATGACAACTTCTCGGGCCGCGACTGGAACCTCGCCTCTGCCATGGTCATCAATGGCGAAGCTGCGTTTCAGATCATGGGTGACTGGGCCAAGGGCGAATTCATCAACGCTGACAAGGTTCCGGGCACCGATTTTCTGTGTTTCCGGGTGCCGGGCACCGAGGGCAACGTGACCTTCAACAGCGACCAGTTCGTCATGTTCCAGCAGGATGACGAGGCCGCAACCGCTGCGCAGAACGCAATGGCTTCGGCAATCGAATCGCCCGAATTCCAGATCGCCTTCAACAAGGTGAAGGGCTCGGTTCCCGCGCGGACGGACGTGCCAAGCGACGAGTTCGATGACTGTGCCAAGAAGGGGATGGAGCAACTGGCCGCCGCCTCCGAGGCCGGCACGCTGCTGGGCTCGATGGGTCATGGCCACGCCAACCCGGCTGCTGTGAAAAACGCGATGTATGACGTCATCACCGCGCATTTCAACGGCGAATATGACAGCGCCACTGCCGCCGAAGAGATGGTGAACGCCGTCGAGGCCGCTCAGTAAGACAAGACAGGGCAGGATTGCGACGCGATCCTGCCCGTCATTTCGGCTTGATCAGGGCCGTCCCGCGTAATGACGCGGGGCGTTGCCCGACCCAGGGGGAGGGGCGTCATGGCGACTGCATATCAAACCAGCGATACCGATCTGCGCACCAAGTTACAGGACTGGTTGCCCAAGATCGTCCTGTCGCCATCCGTCGCGGCAGTGATGATCTTCGTGTATGGCTTCATTGCGTATACGATCTACCTGTCATTCACCGACAGCAAGATGCTGCCCAGCCACGACTGGGTGGGTTTCGAAAACTACGCCACTCTGTTCGGTCTGTCCGCCTGGTCGACCGCGCTGGTCAACCTGGCGATCTTTGCCAGCCTCTATATCATCATCAGCATGGCCATCGGGCTGACGCTGGCGATTTTTCTGGATCAAAAGATCCGGGGCGAGGGGCTGTTGCGCCCGATCTATCTGTATCCGATGGCGCTGTCCTTCATCGTGACCGGTACGGCGTGGAAGTGGTTTCTGGACCCCGGCATCGGTCTGGAGCACACCATGCACTTATGGGGCTGGGAGAGCTTTGAGTTCGGCTGGATCAAGGATCGCAACATGGCGATCTATACGCTGGTCATTGCAGCCGTCTGGCAATCATCCGGCTTTGTGATGGCGATGTTTCTGGCGGGGCTGCGCGGCATCGACAACGAGATGCTGAAGGCGGCCCAGATCGACGGTGCATCCAACTGGCAGCTTTACCGGCGGATCGTCATTCCGCTGCTGCGCCCGGCCTTCATGTCGGCCTTTGTCATTCTCGCCCATCTGGCGATCAAGTCCTATGACCTGGTGATCGCCCTGACCGGCGGTGGTCCGGGTCGCGCGACCGAACTGCCCGCGACCTTCATGTATTCCTATACGTTCACCCGCAATCAGATGGGGGTCGGCGCGTCCAGCGCGGTCATCATGCTGATGGGCGTGGCGGCGGTCATGGTGCCCTACATCTACTCTGAACTGAAGGAGAAGAAGTGATGGCCGCCGAAACACAGGACTCGGCCGTCCGCACCGGCCGCATTTCCCGGACCTTCATCTACGTGGTCCTGATCTTCTTTGCGCTGTTCTATCTGCTGCCGTTCTTCATCATGCTGATCAACAGCCTGAAGCCCCTGCCCGAGATTACGGCGGGCAACATGATGGCGCTGCCGCAGGAACCGACGCTTGCCCCCTGGGGCTCGGCCTGGTCCACCGCCCAGATCGGGGTCGAGGCAACGGGGCTAAAGCCCTATTTCCTGAATTCGATCCTGATGGTCGTGCCGGCAGTGGCGATTTCGACCGTTCTGGGGGCATTGAACGGCTATATCCTGACCAAATGGCGCTTTCGCGGCGATACGATCCTGTTCGGGCTGATGCTGTTTTCCTGCTTTATCCCGTTCCAGATCGTGCTGATCCCGATGGCGCGCATTCTGGGCATACTCGGGCTGGCCGGGTCGGTGCAGGGGCTGATCCTGGTGCATGTTGTCTATGGCATCGGCTTTGCGACACTATATTTCCGCAACTATTACGCCGCATTCCCGACCGAGCTGGTCAAGTCCGCCATGATCGACGGCGCCGGGTTCTTTCGCATCTTCTGGCGGATCATGATGCCTGTTTCTGGTCCGATCGCGGTGGTCTGCATCATCTGGCAGTTCACCAATATCTGGAACGACTTCCTGTTCGGTGTGTCCTTCGGCGGGCTGAATGCACAGCCCGTCACCGTGGCGCTGAACAATCTGGTTCAGTCCTCGACCGGGGTAAAAGAATACAATGTCCATTTCGCGGCCGCCATTCTGGCCGCGTTGCCCACGCTTCTCGTCTATATCGTCGCTGGCCGCTATTTCGTGCGCGGTTTGATGGCGGGCTCAGTAAAAGGGTGATGCAATGAGCTTTCTCGACATCGACAATGTCACGAAATCATATGGTGCCGTCGAGGTGCTGCACCGTGTGGATATCGACGTGCAAGAGGGTGAATTCCTTGTGCTGGTCGGGCCTTCGGGCTGCGGCAAGTCCACCTTGCTGAACATGATCGCCGGGCTGGAGAACATCACCGGCGGCAATATCTCGATCAACGGCCGGGTGGTAAACGACGTTCACCCCTCCAAGCGCAACATCGCCATGGTGTTCCAAAGCTATGCGCTTTACCCGAACATGACCGTCGGTCAGAACATGACCTTCGGCATGGAGATGCACGGCATTCCCAAGCCAGAGCGGGAAAAGAAGCTGGCCGATGTCGCCAAGCTGCTGCAGATCGAACAGCTGCTGGCGCGCAAACCGGGCCAGCTATCGGGCGGTCAACGGCAGCGCGTGGCGATGGGTCGGGCGCTGGTGCGCGATCCCGATGTGTTCCTGTTTGACGAGCCGCTGTCCAATCTGGACGCCAAGCTGCGCGTCGACATGCGGACCGAGATCAAGAAGCTGCACCAGAAGCTGGGCACCACCATCGTCTATGTGACCCATGACCAGATCGAGGCGCTGACCCTGTCCACGCGGATTGCCGTGATGAACAAGGGTTACGTGCAGCAATTGGGCACGCCCAAGGAAATCTATGACAACCCGGCGAATATGTTCGTGGCCAGCTTCATGGGCAGCCCGTCAATGAACCTGCTGCCCGTCAAGCTGGTCGAGGATAACGGCGCGCTGGCGGCAGAACTGACCGATGCCAACGGCACCGCCATGCGGCTGCGCCTGTCGCAAAACGGTGCGGGGCTGCGGCGCTATCTGGATGACAAGGTGATGTTGGGTATCCGTCCCGAGGCAATCACCGATGCCGAGGGCGCGGATCGGCGCGCGCAAAACCTGCAAGCACTGCCGAACGAGGTTTCGGTGACCGAGCCTGCAGGCTCCGACACATTTGTCACCATGACCCTGTCGGGCAAGGACTGCATCGCCCGCATGCGCGCCGACGCAGAGGCGCGACCGGGCGAGCGGTTCGAATTCACGGTAAACATGGACAAGGCGGTGCTCTTCGATCTGAAAACGGAAGAGCGGATCGACATCTGATGCAGCCCGATGTGATCGTCATCGGGTCGGGCATGGGCGGGGCGACGGTTGCCGCCTCACTTGCGCAATCTGGCCGCCGGGTGCTGATCCTGGAGCGGGGCGAACGGCTGACCGATACCCCGCAGGCCCGCGATCCGGTGGCGATTTTTCGTGATGACCATTTTCGCCCGGACGAAGAATGGCTGGACGGTCAGGGCCGGCCGTTCAATCCGGGCAATTACTACTATGTCGGCGGCAATACCAAGTTCTATGGCGCGGTCCTGCTGCGCTATCGCGCAGAGGATTTCCGACCGATCTCCCATCTTGGCGGGACCACGCCCGGCTGGCCTGTCAGCTATGACGATTACGAGCCGTGGTACAGTCGCGCCGAGGCGATGTTTCAGGTGCGCGGCGCCCTGGGTGAGGACCCGACCGAGCCTCCGCATTCGGGCGCCTATCCGTACCCGCCGGTCCCAGATGAACCCGAGATCGCCGATCTGCGCCACCGTTTGAGGGTGGCGGGGCTGCACCCCAGCAGCCTGCCGCTCGGCGTGGATATCGACCGCTGGCTGAGCCGCGCAAAGACACCCTGGGACGCCTTTCCCGATACCACAGGCGGCAAAATGGATGCCGAGACAGTTTCGCTTGCCCTCGCGTTGGAACGTTCTAATGTCGAGATTATGACAGGTGCATACGTTGAAAAGCTGATTGCGGATGACGATGGGCGCATCTCTGGTGCCGTTGTCAGTCATGACGGCATGACCGAAGTGATCAGCGCGCCGGTGGTCGTGCTGGCGGCGGGTTCGGTGAACAGCGCAGCCATTCTGCTCAGATCCGCGGATGCGGCGCGGCCTTCGGGTCTGGCCAACGGCTCGGATCAGGTCGGGCGGAATTTCATGAACCACAATTGCTCTGCCGTGCTGGCGATCCATCCAACGCGCCGGAACCGCAGCATTTATCAGAAAACCCTTCAGGTGAACGATTTCTACCTGTCAGGCGGGCCGGATGATCGCCCGTTGGGCAATATTCAACTGCTGGGGCGGGTATCGCGCCCGATTCTGGCGGCGACCAGCGGTCTGCCGGGCTGGCTGGCCGGGCTGATCGCGGATCGGGCCATCGACTTTTATGCCATGTCTGAGGATCTGCCTGCACCCGACAGCCGCG is drawn from Paracoccus tegillarcae and contains these coding sequences:
- a CDS encoding carbohydrate ABC transporter permease, which codes for MATAYQTSDTDLRTKLQDWLPKIVLSPSVAAVMIFVYGFIAYTIYLSFTDSKMLPSHDWVGFENYATLFGLSAWSTALVNLAIFASLYIIISMAIGLTLAIFLDQKIRGEGLLRPIYLYPMALSFIVTGTAWKWFLDPGIGLEHTMHLWGWESFEFGWIKDRNMAIYTLVIAAVWQSSGFVMAMFLAGLRGIDNEMLKAAQIDGASNWQLYRRIVIPLLRPAFMSAFVILAHLAIKSYDLVIALTGGGPGRATELPATFMYSYTFTRNQMGVGASSAVIMLMGVAAVMVPYIYSELKEKK
- a CDS encoding LacI family transcriptional regulator — translated: MPDTPATSQARSRVTLRTIAGETGLAVTTVSRALSNDPRIAQSTRTLVTETALRLGYVPDRAAQRLRTGRTKVIQILLNLDHEFLSFTHEMIGGLSEVLSGTGYSVTLFPDILDRDRLTGVRQIVDGRLGDGVIFNRTEPFDPRVRYLTEQGFPFVCHGRTQFTSPHPFVDYDNEAFARLAVERLLDKGRRRMLIILPGEKYSFAHHLRWGAVAAARAAGVSIEMPDDITLDSPQDQTLGWLKARLAQSDRPDGIICVGEIAAMTALAAIQDCGLRVGQDIDVVAKQASDVFDLLRPRIDIFAEDLRQTGRDMGEVLLRSMAGEDPARLQVLHQPQFIAR
- a CDS encoding acyl CoA:acetate/3-ketoacid CoA transferase, with product MTRIVSAAEAVSRIKDNAVVTVSSSSALGCPDAVLKALGERFDAEGHPRDLTTLHPIAAGDMYGVKGVDHIARDGLLKRILGGSYPSGSSNLPMPEIWKMIVEDRVLAYNVPSGIMFDMHRDVAARRPGVLTRVGLDTFVDPIRQGCAMNDVAAAAPIVHRQEFGGQTWLHFPNIVPDVAIIRATTADEHGNLTYEHEGAYLGGLDQAIATRNHGGLIIAQVKRVTAAGSLRPHDVHVPGHLVDLIVVAPDQWQTTETPYDPAISGEVMRPWDSFSLAEHGVEKVIARRAAMELRRGQTANLGFGISAMVPRILLEAGEPQAVTWAIEQGAVGGMPLTGFAFGCASNAYGYVPSPNQFSYFQGGGFDMSFLSFLEVDRQGNVNVSKLGKKPYLTAGCGGFVDITANARKIVFSGFFEAAAQFDLSDDALRIAKPGKFTKMVDEVEHVTFSGARAVETGQDVLYITERCVIRLTAQGLVATEIMPGIDPQRDIITASQGRVGLAENATVMPKSLLAEAPMELPL
- a CDS encoding ABC transporter substrate-binding protein, with protein sequence MKIFRGVGVSAMALSLAMTAAAKAEDVEVLHWWTAGGEAAALNVLKENLAGQDIGWLDMPVAGGGGEAAMTALRARVTAGDAPTAVQMLGFDILDWADQGDVLANLNDVAAEENWDSVIPAAIQKFSKPGDAWIAAPVNVHSTNWVWANKAVLDELGIAEPTTWDEFIAALQAAKDAGKVALAHGGQPWQEATIFDSVVLATGGPEFYQASMIDLDPEALGGEQMVQAFDKMAQLRGFVDDNFSGRDWNLASAMVINGEAAFQIMGDWAKGEFINADKVPGTDFLCFRVPGTEGNVTFNSDQFVMFQQDDEAATAAQNAMASAIESPEFQIAFNKVKGSVPARTDVPSDEFDDCAKKGMEQLAAASEAGTLLGSMGHGHANPAAVKNAMYDVITAHFNGEYDSATAAEEMVNAVEAAQ
- a CDS encoding carbohydrate ABC transporter permease — its product is MAAETQDSAVRTGRISRTFIYVVLIFFALFYLLPFFIMLINSLKPLPEITAGNMMALPQEPTLAPWGSAWSTAQIGVEATGLKPYFLNSILMVVPAVAISTVLGALNGYILTKWRFRGDTILFGLMLFSCFIPFQIVLIPMARILGILGLAGSVQGLILVHVVYGIGFATLYFRNYYAAFPTELVKSAMIDGAGFFRIFWRIMMPVSGPIAVVCIIWQFTNIWNDFLFGVSFGGLNAQPVTVALNNLVQSSTGVKEYNVHFAAAILAALPTLLVYIVAGRYFVRGLMAGSVKG
- a CDS encoding FAD-dependent oxidoreductase, coding for MQPDVIVIGSGMGGATVAASLAQSGRRVLILERGERLTDTPQARDPVAIFRDDHFRPDEEWLDGQGRPFNPGNYYYVGGNTKFYGAVLLRYRAEDFRPISHLGGTTPGWPVSYDDYEPWYSRAEAMFQVRGALGEDPTEPPHSGAYPYPPVPDEPEIADLRHRLRVAGLHPSSLPLGVDIDRWLSRAKTPWDAFPDTTGGKMDAETVSLALALERSNVEIMTGAYVEKLIADDDGRISGAVVSHDGMTEVISAPVVVLAAGSVNSAAILLRSADAARPSGLANGSDQVGRNFMNHNCSAVLAIHPTRRNRSIYQKTLQVNDFYLSGGPDDRPLGNIQLLGRVSRPILAATSGLPGWLAGLIADRAIDFYAMSEDLPAPDSRVSLRGGQIVLDWKRSNWAAHQALVARLKQALRRAGFPIVLSRAFDRRTPSHQCGTTRMGNDPATSVVDPWGRSHDHPNLFIADASVLPTSAAVNPALTVAAHALRVGNRIAKGTT
- a CDS encoding enoyl-CoA hydratase/isomerase family protein, whose product is MTGTIHLTAEGGIATLRLDNPAKLNAFTPDMLLQLATHCDALDRDPGVRAVLLVAEGDRAFCAGADIKAWAPLSAADFARDWVRDGHRIYDRLARLSKPTIAVLQGHAFGGGLELAAACDIRVMAPGATLALPETQVGIVPGWSGTQRLARLLPEPVLKEMALFGRRLSADRALALGFVAEVADAPLQVARQIAEGLQAASPRATEVAKYMIHAAVGEDRDAMIDALGSGMISASDDKAEGVAAFAEKRKPAFPGN
- a CDS encoding aldehyde dehydrogenase family protein → MNDFTLISASDSSLSDHAFIGRHLIAGAWRDSADGATFDRSSPSHGALISRSAKGGEAETLAAIAAARRAFDAGDWAFSSGKARATLLNRVADLIDLERERIARIEVLESGKPIAQARAEIEGAADIWRYAAALARTIHGDSHNSLGADMLGLVLKEPIGVAAMITPWNFPFLIVSQKLPFALAAGCTAVVKPSELTPSTTVILGELLIEAGLPDGVCNIVLGYGDPVGTILSTHPDVDMVSFTGSTGVGKRIVAAAAGTLKKVSLELGGKNPQVIFPDADLDAAADAITFGVHFNAGECCNSGSRIIVHEDVAQVLTDKVVALSRKVPFGDPLDDRTQVGAIISDQHMAKIYGYVRDAQAAGAQVVLGGGELTVPGLDGRFYQPTVVAGVTPEMAIAREEVFGPVLSVLTFRTEEQAIALANDAAYGLSAGVWSRDVHTCLTFARRLRAGTVWTNTWMDGFSELPFGGVKESGLGRELGRYGIEEYLELKTVQMRVARGRANWVAG
- a CDS encoding ABC transporter ATP-binding protein translates to MSFLDIDNVTKSYGAVEVLHRVDIDVQEGEFLVLVGPSGCGKSTLLNMIAGLENITGGNISINGRVVNDVHPSKRNIAMVFQSYALYPNMTVGQNMTFGMEMHGIPKPEREKKLADVAKLLQIEQLLARKPGQLSGGQRQRVAMGRALVRDPDVFLFDEPLSNLDAKLRVDMRTEIKKLHQKLGTTIVYVTHDQIEALTLSTRIAVMNKGYVQQLGTPKEIYDNPANMFVASFMGSPSMNLLPVKLVEDNGALAAELTDANGTAMRLRLSQNGAGLRRYLDDKVMLGIRPEAITDAEGADRRAQNLQALPNEVSVTEPAGSDTFVTMTLSGKDCIARMRADAEARPGERFEFTVNMDKAVLFDLKTEERIDI